A window of the Kosakonia radicincitans DSM 16656 genome harbors these coding sequences:
- a CDS encoding N-acetyltransferase translates to MIRAWHSRDLSPLLTLWMESTCFAHPFIDTRYWQESEALVRNAYLPSAKTWVWEAHGELEGFISVMDEQFIGALFVRPAAIGQGIGKALMNHVKQRFRWLSLEVYQKNERAVKFYHAQGFRIEESAWQEETRHPTWIMNWQADQRPSA, encoded by the coding sequence ATGATCCGCGCGTGGCATAGCCGGGATTTATCGCCTCTGCTGACGCTGTGGATGGAAAGCACCTGTTTTGCTCACCCGTTTATCGACACACGCTACTGGCAGGAGAGCGAAGCGCTGGTGCGTAATGCCTATCTCCCGTCGGCGAAAACCTGGGTCTGGGAAGCGCATGGCGAGCTGGAAGGGTTTATCAGCGTGATGGATGAACAATTTATCGGGGCGCTGTTCGTGCGCCCTGCCGCCATTGGCCAGGGAATTGGCAAAGCGCTGATGAATCACGTCAAACAGCGCTTTCGTTGGCTAAGCCTGGAGGTGTATCAGAAAAACGAACGGGCGGTGAAGTTCTACCATGCGCAGGGCTTTCGTATTGAAGAGAGCGCCTGGCAGGAAGAGACCCGCCACCCGACGTGGATCATGAACTGGCAGGCGGATCAAAGGCCGTCAGCGTAA
- the tag gene encoding DNA-3-methyladenine glycosylase I has protein sequence MQRCGWVTQDPLYLTYHDTEWGVAQRDGKKLFEMICLEGQQAGLSWITVLKKRENYRAAFHQFDPERVAAMSAEDVEILLQNAGIIRHRGKIEAIIGNARAYLAMAQNGESFSEFVWGFVDNTPQITQAATLGEIPTSTAASDALSKALKKRGFKFVGTTICYSFMQACGLVNDHITGCFCHPGGMHDPRVA, from the coding sequence ATGCAGCGTTGTGGTTGGGTTACTCAGGATCCTCTGTATCTCACGTACCATGATACCGAGTGGGGCGTCGCGCAAAGGGATGGTAAAAAGCTGTTTGAAATGATCTGCCTGGAAGGGCAACAAGCCGGGCTGTCATGGATTACCGTATTGAAAAAACGGGAGAATTATCGCGCGGCTTTTCATCAATTCGATCCTGAACGCGTAGCGGCGATGAGCGCAGAAGATGTGGAGATTCTGCTGCAAAATGCCGGCATCATTCGCCATCGCGGCAAGATAGAAGCCATTATTGGCAACGCCCGCGCATACCTGGCAATGGCGCAAAACGGCGAGTCATTTTCAGAATTTGTCTGGGGGTTTGTCGATAACACGCCGCAAATCACCCAAGCGGCGACGCTCGGCGAAATTCCAACTTCGACAGCAGCGTCAGATGCTTTATCAAAGGCGCTGAAAAAGCGCGGCTTTAAATTCGTCGGCACCACCATTTGCTACTCGTTTATGCAGGCCTGCGGTCTGGTCAATGACCATATTACCGGCTGCTTTTGCCACCCCGGAGGCATGCATGATCCGCGCGTGGCATAG
- a CDS encoding autotransporter domain-containing protein: MKIKNSGLPLALLPACLLFAQTAAAWQQEYIVTDPQSTATERYTWDSERQPRYNDILEERIRSAQNSPGIALNLPDDTPLDPITTMSIGWNIPLVSSVTTGPVAAWHYDGSATSMYNEFGDSATTAQYSDPLWHASVSSLGWRVDSRFGDLRPWAQISFNQQFGDNVWKNQSGLNRLTAANQYGNWMDVTLGADMLLNPHLAAYASLSQSENVTLGQHYLYSMGVSARF; encoded by the coding sequence ATGAAAATAAAAAACAGTGGCCTTCCGCTGGCGCTGCTGCCTGCGTGTCTGCTTTTTGCTCAGACGGCGGCGGCGTGGCAGCAAGAATATATAGTTACCGACCCGCAAAGTACCGCGACCGAACGCTATACCTGGGATAGCGAACGACAACCACGTTATAACGATATTCTGGAAGAGCGTATCCGCTCTGCGCAAAATTCGCCGGGTATTGCGCTGAATTTGCCGGATGACACACCGCTAGATCCGATCACTACCATGAGTATTGGCTGGAATATTCCGCTGGTCAGCAGCGTTACCACCGGCCCGGTTGCGGCCTGGCATTACGATGGCTCAGCCACGTCAATGTATAACGAATTTGGCGACAGCGCGACCACCGCGCAGTACAGCGATCCTTTATGGCACGCCAGTGTTAGCTCGCTTGGATGGCGCGTAGACAGCCGTTTTGGCGACCTTCGCCCGTGGGCGCAAATCAGCTTCAATCAGCAGTTCGGCGATAATGTCTGGAAAAACCAGTCCGGGCTTAATCGCTTAACGGCGGCGAATCAGTACGGTAACTGGATGGATGTGACTTTAGGCGCCGATATGCTGCTGAATCCACACCTTGCCGCTTATGCGTCGTTATCGCAGTCGGAAAATGTAACGCTGGGGCAACATTATTTATACAGTATGGGCGTTAGTGCACGTTTTTGA
- a CDS encoding L-lactate MFS transporter, with translation MKTSTANHTRWLTLIGTIITQFALGSVYTWSLFNSSLAEKLNEPVSQIAFSFGLLSLGLALSSSIAGKLQERFGVKRVTIASGILLGLGFFLTAHSNNLLMLWMSAGVLVGLADGAGYLLTLSNCVKWFPERKGLISAFSIGSYGLGSLGFKFIDSHLLASVGLEKTFMIWGLITLVMIVFGATLMTDAPLQKAATVNGVVANDFTLAQSMRKPQYWMLAVMFLTACMSGLYVIGVAKDIAQGMVHLDVATAANAVTIIAIANLSGRLVLGILSDKIARIRVITIGQVISLVGMAALLFAPLNATTFFAAIACVAFNFGGTITVFPSLVSEFFGLNNLAKNYGVIYLGFGIGSICGSLIASVFGGFYVTFCVIFALLILSLALSTTIRQPQRSVYKEAHA, from the coding sequence ATGAAAACTTCAACTGCTAATCACACTCGCTGGCTGACGCTGATCGGGACCATTATTACGCAATTCGCGTTAGGGTCTGTTTATACCTGGAGCCTGTTCAACAGCTCGCTGGCGGAAAAACTGAACGAGCCCGTCAGTCAGATTGCGTTCTCTTTCGGTTTGTTGAGCCTTGGCCTTGCGCTTTCCTCCTCTATTGCCGGGAAATTGCAGGAGCGCTTTGGCGTGAAACGCGTCACCATAGCTTCCGGTATTCTGCTGGGTCTGGGGTTCTTCCTGACCGCGCACTCCAACAACCTGTTGATGCTGTGGATGAGCGCAGGCGTGCTGGTGGGTTTGGCAGATGGCGCGGGTTATCTGTTAACGCTCTCGAACTGCGTGAAATGGTTCCCGGAACGTAAGGGCCTGATTTCTGCCTTCTCTATTGGTTCTTACGGCCTCGGCAGCCTCGGTTTTAAATTCATCGACAGCCACTTGCTGGCAAGTGTTGGCCTGGAAAAAACCTTTATGATCTGGGGCCTGATTACGCTGGTGATGATTGTCTTCGGCGCAACCCTGATGACCGATGCGCCGCTGCAGAAAGCTGCGACCGTGAATGGTGTTGTTGCAAACGACTTCACCCTGGCGCAGTCCATGCGTAAACCGCAATACTGGATGCTGGCTGTTATGTTCCTCACCGCCTGCATGAGCGGCCTGTATGTGATTGGTGTTGCGAAAGATATCGCCCAGGGCATGGTTCATCTGGATGTCGCAACAGCGGCGAATGCGGTTACCATTATCGCCATTGCTAACCTCAGCGGTCGCCTGGTGCTCGGCATTCTCTCTGATAAAATTGCCCGTATCCGTGTGATTACTATCGGTCAGGTGATTTCGCTGGTCGGTATGGCGGCTCTGCTGTTCGCACCGCTGAATGCGACTACATTCTTTGCAGCCATTGCCTGTGTTGCCTTTAACTTCGGCGGTACGATCACCGTCTTCCCGTCGCTGGTCAGCGAGTTCTTCGGCCTCAACAACCTGGCGAAAAACTACGGTGTGATTTACCTGGGCTTCGGTATCGGCAGTATCTGTGGTTCGCTGATTGCGTCGGTGTTTGGCGGCTTCTATGTCACCTTCTGCGTTATCTTCGCACTGCTGATTCTTTCGCTGGCGCTCTCCACCACCATTCGTCAGCCGCAGCGTAGCGTGTATAAAGAAGCGCACGCCTGA
- a CDS encoding organic hydroperoxide resistance protein encodes MSLEKVVYRAKAKATGGRDGRATSSDGVLDVKLGVPKEMGGAGGEVTNPEQLFAAGYSACFLGALKHVASVEKKKVPQDAYIEGQVGIGPLPTGFGIEAQLDIHLPGMDHQEAEALVQKAHIVCPYSNATRGNIDVKLNVITS; translated from the coding sequence ATGTCTTTAGAAAAAGTAGTTTATCGCGCTAAAGCAAAAGCAACCGGTGGCCGTGATGGTCGTGCCACCTCCTCTGACGGCGTTCTGGATGTAAAACTTGGCGTACCCAAAGAGATGGGCGGTGCTGGCGGTGAAGTCACTAACCCGGAGCAGCTTTTTGCCGCAGGTTATTCAGCCTGTTTCCTTGGAGCGCTGAAACATGTTGCCTCGGTAGAGAAAAAGAAAGTACCGCAGGATGCTTACATTGAAGGACAAGTTGGCATTGGGCCACTACCGACCGGGTTTGGTATTGAAGCGCAGCTGGATATTCACTTGCCGGGTATGGATCATCAGGAAGCCGAAGCGCTGGTACAAAAAGCCCATATTGTGTGTCCTTACTCCAACGCAACGCGTGGCAACATTGACGTAAAACTTAACGTGATTACCTCCTGA